Genomic DNA from Lagenorhynchus albirostris chromosome 9, mLagAlb1.1, whole genome shotgun sequence:
TctaggttttctcatctgtaaaatgacaggaTTGCTCTAGAGGACCACTAAGTCTATTAAAAATGGGAAACAGCTTACAGCCCCTGCATTCAAGTTGAATGAAACCGACAGAGCCCAGAACTAGAAATATAGGGTTGGGTGGTgacaggccccaggccccagcactCTCCATTCCTGGAGCTCCCTTATGTAGGGGAGCAGGGATCAGTGGGGTCTCCCACAGTGGTTTGCAGCCTGGGCACATGTACACACAGACTTCTTGGATGTCTTAGTCTTTCAGGACGAGGGTGGGCAGCTCAAAGTGTCCACTGCtctttattctttgatttcactGAAGGAGCAGTGGCTGGGCCCCAGGCCTCGCACGGTGCAGTCAGTGCTGTCGCTGTAACATTTGCCACAGTGACATTCAGAGGCTACTGGGTACGTATACAGGGAGTCTGCATGGTGAGCACAGCCAGGCACTTTGACCATCTCGTACATCGGCTCCTTGAAGGTACATGTTTTCTGGATGTTGGACTTGGCTGGATCCTTGTACACTGGATCCTGAGTGGTTTAAGAGAGAGTTAGGTTACAATATTCTGCAAGTTTCTGTTTGGCTTAGTCAATATGAGACAGGGATTTACTACTGCTTGCTCTAATATTTGCTCTCAGAAGATCAGCTTCTAAGATACTTAAGCACAGGAAACTTGACCTCATAAAGGAACGTTTATACCGCTTTTCTGAACTGCCTTGGAAGTGTTATAGAAAATATAActgtctcttttctctctacCATGAGAGTACccacatatttaatatttctaaaactcTGTAAAACCTTTGAATTTGTATGGCATGAAAACATGTAAAGATAAAGGGTATCTTTAGAAGATATGACCTTAGCAATTTAAggatgggtgtttttttttttttttttttgtacctcgTAATCTTAAGCTATATTAATGACGGGTAAAAACATAGcacttggaaagaaaaatatttccaagtactcttttctgtgtatatttaaGAGAGGAATAAGAGCCGTAAGTTAAGTTATTGATATTTTGCCTAAAGTGTTTGGGAAATCTCATATTGGATTCTGGATATTCTATTGCCTTTTAGGTTCTTCCTTCCCACTGCCTTAAATTCTGTACCTTTGTGGGGTTCTTAATCCAAAAGTATATGATAACAGTTTCACTATCAGAACATCTAAATCAGATCAAATATATTTCACTCCTCTACTTGCCCAATGAGAAAATAATTGGCTTTGAGGGAGAAAGGGGACTGGGGGTTAATTCATTTCCCTAGCTGGCCACTGGGTCTATATCTCACCCAAAGTGCAGTAAGTTGAGTTTTATTGATCAATTCATTTAATATCAAACaaagtattttcattaaaaagcagCCAATTTCAATATATCAAACTTCTGCACAGCCAGGTACAAcagaaaaatggcaaagaaaCACTTTTGCCTTTAACTGGTTTATTTTGAAGAAACTGTGAAACTGTAGACAAATGGTTTAATACCTGTATTCCTTAATTTTCTTAACAGCATAAAGAAGGGTGTGCGTTTGATGATTCATTTTGGTTCTAATCTACAGGGATTGATTGCTCTCAGGCTGCTCGTTGGTATTGTATTAAAGATGAGccaataaaatgattttataattgCCTGCTTGCATTTTTTATTTGGCTTTAAAATGAATGTTATTACTAGCCCTGTTGCAGAGGTATGCCTTTTATTATTGCAATTGGCTTTTTAAGACTATTGGCAATATTCCATGATTAAATATAGATATGTACTCATGCCCATGTTTATCCCTCAATAGGTAAAGCTAGCAGAAAAATgctcttttaaaatgcagagttGGCACATTACTGAAGCATTCATTTACATCAGTCTGAGCTGTCCCAAATTTGTTTTACCCAAATTAAATCCAAACCCAAACATCTAAATGGTATCATGGTAATTTACCTCAATCACAACACAGACAGTGTTGACTAAAGGACTCGTGGCTGTTATTCAGAAGAGACAAAATATTGACAGAGTGGGAATAAATGAAGCCTGCCTCATCCAGACCCTCAGCACTCTCACTTGCTTCAAAGCAAAGTACCTACCTGGGTGTAGCAGTAGCCTGCACACCACGTGGTGTTGATGCTTTTGCAGAGACCACATTCCTCTTTCTCCACTGTGATGATGATGTTGGTTAGCTCACAGCTACTGCAGCAGATTGTTCTCCAACAacagaaaaggaagcaaaaacTACTGACTTCATCCTAGGCTGGGAAGCAAACAGACATCCAAAGTATTTTAACTGTCATGGACTTTGACCCAGTCAAACTGAACTGAAGTAAACCTGTTCCCCAAACTCCACCGTCACATTCAGCTTCAGCAAGCACTCTTTGACAAAAGAGAAACACAGTACAGGTCAGAAATcctcatataattttttaaggattaaaatgtcacagggtatatatctgaaaaagacaaaaacactaattcaaaagatacatgcacccctatgttggcaatttacaattgccaagatatggaagcaacctaagtgtccatcaacagacgaatggataaagatgtggcatacacacacacacaatggaatactactcagccacaaaaagaatgaaattttgccatttgcagtaacatggatggactt
This window encodes:
- the LOC132525893 gene encoding follitropin subunit beta-like encodes the protein MVHSEDEVSSFCFLFCCWRTICCSSCELTNIIITVEKEECGLCKSINTTWCAGYCYTQDPVYKDPAKSNIQKTCTFKEPMYEMVKVPGCAHHADSLYTYPVASECHCGKCYSDSTDCTVRGLGPSHCSFSEIKE